From Sulfurospirillum tamanense:
AAAGTTGAAATACCACCGAAATGCGCTCTGTCATTTCGAGTTTTTTCTTCGCTGATTCACCCTCTTTTAGGGTCTCTTCCACGTAGTCTCTAGCTTGTCTACCTAGTTCCAACCACTTCTTTACATGTATAAGTGCAGGGTCATTGATTTCGCGATAAACCCCATCAATCGCCCCACAATGTGAGTGTCCGCACACAATGATATCTGTAACATTTAAAACCGACACAGCGTACTCAATCCCCGCTGCTGTCCCGTGAAAATCATTATCAGGAGAAAAAGGAGGCACCATGTTTCCAATGTTGCGCAACACAAACAAATCACCTGGGTCTGAGTTGGTGATGAGCGCTGGGTCTACGCGCGAATCGCTGCATCCAATAAATAACACCTTGGGGCGCTGCCCTTGTTGCACAAGGTCAATAAAACGGTTTTTGTATTTTTTAAACTGTTTGTCGCGAAAAGCACCATAGCCTGCAATGAGGTCACAAATCTCCATCAAAACTCCTTTTAAAAAAACTAAATACCTAAGGGTTTAGAGCGTATTTCCCTAATATGTTGCTGCAAAAACAGCACGCTACCCATAAAACTCACAAAACTCGCCAACAAAATTGGGTAAAAAAACGAACCCGACACATCATACAAAAAACCACCTGTAATCGGTCCTGCAATACCCGCAATCGCATAGCCCAAAAAGACATAAGGGTAAACAATACCAAGGTTTTGCACCCCGTACACTTGGGCCGTTTCTTTAGCAAACAAAACAAAATTTCCGCCAAACCCAAAACCAACAAACACAGCAAACATTAAATACACAAGGGGCGATAGTGGCAAGATGTTCAACCCTATAATTGCCAGAGATTGAAATAAAAGTGCCAGAAAGATGCTTAGACTTGCCCCAATGCGGTCACTAAGAAATCCCCAAATAAGCCTACCTGTAAAATTTGCAACCGCAAACAGCGCAACACCAAGAACAAGTGCATGACCTGAAATACCTTGCTTGGAGCCAATGATGCCCAAACTGCCAATGACAAGCAGTCCTGCAAAAGTTCCCAAAAATATACCAAAAAAAAGTTTTTTGAAAATTTTTGCTTTAATAAAATCAGAGGCTCTCATGCTCTTGTTCTCATCTAGGCAATGTCTTTGAAAAATAAAATTCGAAAACAATAAAATGATTACACCGTAGGATATTCCAATAATTCTTATGAGCTCCAACACATCGTAACCGCTCTCTAACATTAACCCAGAAATTTCTGACATAAACACTGCACCCAAACCAAACCCAGCAGCGGCAATACCAGCAATAAGACCTTTTTTTT
This genomic window contains:
- a CDS encoding MFS transporter, coding for MKRHVTVVASFVIMLCIGNVYAWSLIASELMREYGFSAFESQIVFGVIIAVFPVTMIFVGQLGKTVKHRYFGYISGVLFFLGYLLASFSQGNFLIVLVGIGVLSGVGTGFGYWVALTSPVQWFPEKKGLIAGIAAAGFGLGAVFMSEISGLMLESGYDVLELIRIIGISYGVIILLFSNFIFQRHCLDENKSMRASDFIKAKIFKKLFFGIFLGTFAGLLVIGSLGIIGSKQGISGHALVLGVALFAVANFTGRLIWGFLSDRIGASLSIFLALLFQSLAIIGLNILPLSPLVYLMFAVFVGFGFGGNFVLFAKETAQVYGVQNLGIVYPYVFLGYAIAGIAGPITGGFLYDVSGSFFYPILLASFVSFMGSVLFLQQHIREIRSKPLGI
- a CDS encoding carbonic anhydrase; the protein is MEICDLIAGYGAFRDKQFKKYKNRFIDLVQQGQRPKVLFIGCSDSRVDPALITNSDPGDLFVLRNIGNMVPPFSPDNDFHGTAAGIEYAVSVLNVTDIIVCGHSHCGAIDGVYREINDPALIHVKKWLELGRQARDYVEETLKEGESAKKKLEMTERISVVFQLSNLLSYPEVARRVEEGTLSLRGWYYKIKTGELEYYDDDSMTFKPMISDA